Proteins encoded within one genomic window of Panicum virgatum strain AP13 chromosome 1N, P.virgatum_v5, whole genome shotgun sequence:
- the LOC120654935 gene encoding methyl-CpG-binding domain-containing protein 9-like isoform X2 — protein sequence MDRPPHLDIDLNEAPSPPPSEPPTPRAPSPPRELAPPAYAAPPPPQPQLPPPPLLPLVAPSPQQQLRLQQEALEVVLRFHRPPELRNTPFGPIGSVPAGLLPGLGLPLPAPHPGEAGWGYPPPPCASCARQETLGKTFVCDACDRGFHSDCVRVWPPLLPLPPPPPPPPGPPGARRPRAATNEDWICPECEMRGARSTRWKLGSVPLDINAAPPEEPVAVPAHDISRTNISGGAQLSVARLPHFEGVRLNNTALYDGMQFMPQFDLAHSLGMRQKFASMDRDLNADENVPQRSIHLRRRRDLPQTSTLPMVAENHEFGNPGIFMDPSFITKAMEQSTNENGSSLKPPKFLVEKSNHQPHHCTVALPVQYSDFFITSLGEIDNRTSYHNSYQIWPVGFTSYWHDRVTGSLFECEVCDGGNFGPLFKMRRLPCSPFQLPEASTTVCPNVVRKADTIETKESSVVVEDTANDTDDNISMLLSNFSETNQDFMSCPSNNMEGKENLGCSNVQTLNMTVPAVLSDSGSFSWAPTKDANLHDKIGDFTFEGTSPSSVWRMIYCAMMEACEKMYKEHGHLVLFCTHSSDKTSFDYGSGSQNIDSPCNLLTRFCSSNGPKLPQFIEKENDVESTCALLKEWLYQDRIGLDLEFVQEIVESLPKSRACSNYQFLCNRTGFNSSLTIASGVLLAVNKSSPSNEDVMSYGRHGSMVTGPQDHAQPSSFSIRELPPGNPFSRKLPPELAGDVFQVLEFLGRFAEIIGLKELPSVEQLEDELIDPWPICVNQKDIQHHRDHTPPMNSPANVSTSYSNGESGVTTNEETASVFIPVETSSTSEAAQDKLAAETLGRCSGVVLPEIHLALLKVLFTELVPRVAIFVDPRIDSKESKSKRGRKRDTDTLTRELKIDMLTANKLTWPELARRYIVAVSSLSGCMDSSDISSREGVKLFRCLQGDGGILCGALPGVVGMEKDASLLAEAETLICHSSVNEGNKVFMMDYKDSDTVDSPEESACDTALPDWVKSLEPVRKLPTNVGTRIRKCVYEALERKPPEWAREILEHSISKEVYKGNASGPTKKAVLSVLAEVCRKKIPQNPEKPRKERNIISISEAILKKCRIVLRRAVSSDESKPFGNLLATTLTNSTENEDEGILGFPGMVSRPLDFRTIDIRLAMGAYRGSLEAFLDDVQEVIHNLQTAFGDRPEVLVMVTALSQSFESLYKAEVQDLIKKFDKYLSNGNGNSEIHDELQDVLMAANNKLPKAPWEDGVCKVCGIDRDDESVLLCDNCDSEYHTYCLNPPLARIPIGNWYCPSCLSGQKEPNVDHSTHVLMQEQDKCVGEEARVLLERLNKLAMAMDEKEYWELSGPERIYLLKFLCDELLNTALIREHLDQCSDKSNDLQQKLRHLNYELKELKYQLEIRTSYATQSRWIKNDHVSNSSGLVENQQRAMPTASEHLEEAERVNVGVNLNTPAEGASAGQLNVSKPHSADNDISGTSVIERNKSLGLSKQTSEMVIDRIDGGSIGEVSQSFEKSVGDINMGEAHSATVINAPNGELPDENARTPSQDNIEALTTKLADHDNLEASTTKLADHDADNNETNNLLDRISQLQDSISTAELQLSMASLRRECLGRDCVGRLYWVTGRPGKRPRLVADGSMLIPKDRDISMVTSYPQSTFDSRGWNSAAIVVYESDEEIKCLVDWLRDTDPREKDLKDSILQWQKSLYHQVSFPVSDPPVSNSSKSEPLGDLPDTKAFIVLEQKYGLQLDQDTSELSKRRGRKTKLGSEERIYRCDCLEPVWPSRHHCLTCHETYLTLAEYEGHNDGKCNSSNDSPNETKENDEPKLKGTKSDIKEKDPVDHSCSAEPSNNGKLDPCPFDFEEICRKFITNYSNKETVKEIGLLGSNGVPSFVPSPAFFVDPPALLSENKRKDDDVPNDWTSSLEECQAMSAKMSGQEVSQAAQDCPGNAGDAQMPKSKRPVRDSTSAKEASSSTDKPTRLLTINGGLVPESSLMPVIGRNFHILKQLKINLLDVEAALPEEALRASKSQQIRRRSWRAFVKSAESISHVVLATNFLQSMIKAEFLKKDWWYWSSFTAAIKTTTVTALALRIYTLDDCIMYRKDPAPNPEPADNARSGNKGKRKRDADS from the exons ATGGATCGCCCGCCGCATCTCGACATCGACCTCAACGAggcgccgtccccgccgccgtccgagCCCCCGACGCCGCGGGCCCCATCGCCCCCGCGGGAGCTCGCTCCGCCCGCCTacgccgcgcccccgcccccgcagcCGCAGCTCCCGCCTCCCCCTCTGCTGCCTCTGGTCGCGCCCAgcccgcagcagcagctgcgGCTCCAGCAGGAGGCCCTCGAGGTGGTGCTGCGGTTCCACCGGCCGCCCGAGCTGAGGAACACCCCGTTTGGGCCCATAGGGAGCGTGCCCGCCGGGTTGCTCCCTGGCCTGgggctgccgctgccggcgccgcacCCTGGGGAGGCGGGCTGGGGCTACCCACCTCCCCCCTGCGCGTCCTGCGCCCGCCAGGAAACGCTGGGGAAGACCTTCGTGTGCGACGCCTGCGACAGGGGGTTCCATTCCGACTGCGTCCGCGTCTGGCCGCCtctcctgcccctgcccccgcccccgcccccgccgcccggcccccctggcgcgcggcggccccgcgCCGCGACCAACGAGGACTGGATCTGCCCCGAGTGCGAGATGCGTGGCGCTCGCTCCACCCGCTGGAAGCTGGGTTCCGTCCCGCTTGACATCAACGCTGCCCCGCCGGAGGAACCCGTCGCAGTCCCCGCCCACGACATCAGCAG GACAAATATCTCTGGTGGAGCTCAGCTGAGTGTTGCCAGATTACCACATTTTGAGGGGGTGCGCTTGAACAATACTGCTCTTTATG ATGGGATGCAGTTTATGCCACAATTTGATCTTGCTCATTCTCTTGGTATGAGACAGAAATTTGCTTCCATGGACCGAGATTTAAATGCTGATGAAAATGTACCACAAAGGTCAATTCATTTACGCAGAAGAAGAGATCTTCCACAAACATCAACATTACCCATGGTTGCTGAGAACCATGAGTTCGGAAATCCCGGCATTTTTATGGATCCATCCTTTATTACCAAGGCAATGGAACAAAGTACTAATGAAAATGGAAGTTCACTAAAGCCTCCAAAATTTCTTGTGGAGAAAAGTAATCATCAGCCACATCATTGTACA GTTGCCCTGCCTGTTCAATATAGTGATTTCTTTATTACCAGCTTGGGAGAAATTGACAATCGGACAAGCTACCATAATTCGTACCAGATATGGCCGGTTGGGTTTACTTCTTACTGGCATGATAGAGTTACTGGTTCACTGTTTGAGTGTGAGGTATGTGACGGAGGGAATTTTGGACCTTTATTTAAGATGAGAAGATTACCGTGTTCGCCGTTCCAACTTCCGGAGGCATCAACTACAGTGTGCCCAAATGTTGTGAGGAAAGCTGATACAATAGAAACAAAGGAAAGTAGTGTTGTTGTTGAAGATACTGCTAATGATACTGATGATAATATTTCCATGCTCCTATCGAATTTCTCTGAGACAAACCAAGATTTCATGTCATGTCCCAGTAACAATATGGAGGGTAAAGAGAATTTAGGGTGCAGTAATGTACAAACGTTAAATATGACAGTGCCAGCTGTACTGTCAGATTCTGGATCTTTCAGTTGGGCACCGACTAAAGATGCAAATCTGCATGACAAAATTGGTGACTTCACATTTGAAGGAACATCACCTTCCTCAGTCTGGAGGATGATTTATTGTGCTATGATGGAAGCTTGTGAAAAAATGTACAAGGAACATGGCCATTTGGTATTGTTCTGCACACACAGTAGTGACAAAACTTCATTTGACTATGGGAGCGGATCTCAGAACATCGACAGTCCTTGCAATCTACTGACTAGATTTTGCTCATCAAACGGGCCCAAGCTACCACAATTTATAGAAAAGGAGAATGATGTGGAATCAACTTGTGCATTACTTAAAGAATGGTTGTATCAGGATAGAATTGGGTTAGATTTGGAATTTGTTCAAGAAATTGTGGAATCTCTTCCTAAATCCAGGGCTTGTTCAAACTATCAGTTCTTGTGTAACAGGACTGGTTTTAACTCTTCACTGACGATTGCTAGTGGCGTGCTGTTAGCTGTTAATAAAAGTAGTCCAAGCAATGAGGATGTCATGTCATATGGTAGACATGGATCTATGGTGACTGGACCACAGGATCATGCTCAGCCTAGCTCTTTTAGCATCCGTGAGCTTCCTCCAGGAAATCCTTTTAGCCGCAAGCTTCCACCAGAATTGGCAGGAGATGTTTTCCAG GTATTGGAGTTTCTTGGACGATTTGCTGAAATTATTGGCCTCAAAGAACTTCCTTCAGTTGAGCAATTAGAAGATGAACTTATTGACCCATGGCCAATTTGTGTAAATCAAAAGGACATTCAACACCACAGGGATCATACTCCACCAATGAATTCACCCGCAAATGTTTCTACATCATATTCAAATGGTGAATCAGGTGTaactactaatgaagaaacagCATCTGTGTTTATTCCAGTTGAAACTTCTTCAACAAGTGAAGCTGCTCAAGATAAGTTGGCTGCTGAAACACTTGGGAGATGTAGTGGTGTAGTGTTGCCTGAGATTCACCTTGCACTCTTGAAGGTTCTTTTTACTGAGCTAGTGCCGAGAGTTGCAATTTTTGTGGATCCAAGAATTGATTCGAAGGAATCAAAATCCAAGCGTGGAAGAAAGAGGGACACTGATACTCTAACAAGAGAACTAAAGATTGATATGCTAACTGCTAACAAATTAACTTGGCCAGAGTTGGCTAGAAGGTATATTGTAGCTGTTTCTTCCCTAAGTGGCTGCATGGATTCGTCTGATATTTCTAGTCGAGAAGGAGTGAAGTTGTTCCGCTGCCTCCAAGGTGATGGTGGTATTCTGTGTGGAGCACTACCTGGGGTTGTTGGCATGGAGAAGGATGCATCG CTGCTTGCAGAGGCTGAAACATTGATATGCCATTCTTCAGTGAATGAAGGGAATAAGGTCTTTATGATGGATTATAAGGATAGTGATACTGTAGACTCCCCTGAGGAGTCTGCGTGTGATACTGCATTACCAGATTGGGTGAAATCTCTGGAGCCTGTGAGAAAATTGCCTACTAATGTAGGAACAAGAATAAGAAAGTGTGTTTATGAAGCTTTGGAGAGGAAACCTCCAGAATGGGCAAGGGAAATTTTGGAGCATTCAATCAGTAAAGAGGTGTACAAGGGTAATGCATCTGGACCGACCAAG AAAGCTGTCTTGTCTGTCTTGGCGGAGGTCTGTCGTAAAAAAATACCCCAGAATCCAGAAAAaccaagaaaagagagaaatatTATCTCCATCTCAGAGGCTATATTGAAAAAGTGCCGTATTGTCCTGCGACGTGCTGTTTCCTCCGATGAATCAAAGCCTTTTGGCAATTTACTTGCAACAACTCTAACAAATTCCACTGAGAATGAGGATGAGGGGATCCTTGGATTTCCGGGTATGGTATCTCGCCCTTTGGATTTCCGCACAATTGATATAAGGTTGGCTATGGGAGCTTATCGTGGATCCTTGGAGGCTTTTCTTGATGATGTACAAGAA GTAATCCATAATCTGCAAACTGCATTTGGCGATCGACCTGAAGTGCTGGTAATGGTTACAGCGCTGTCTCAGAGTTTTGAGTCATTGTATAAGGCAGAG GTACAAGACCTTATTAAAAAATTTGACAAGTATCTAAGCAATGGAAATGGTAATTCTGAAATCCATGACGAATTACAAGATGTTCTCATGGCAGCAAACAACAAGCTGCCCAAAGCTCCATGGGAGGATGGTGTCTGCAAAGTCTGCGGCATCGATCGAGATGATGAAAGTGTCCTTCTGTGCGATAATTGTGACTCTGAATACCACACTTACTGCCTGAACCCACCACTGGCACGCATACCAATTGGAAACTGGTATTGCCCGTCATGTTTGTCAGGACAAAAGGAACCGAATGTTGATCACAGTACTCATGTTTTAATGCAAGAACAAGACAAGTGTGTTGGGGAGGAAGCTCGTGTTTTGCTTGAGAGACTCAACAAGTTAGCTATGGCCATGGACGAGAAGGAGTACTGGGAGCTTAGTGGACCAGAG AGGATATATttactgaaatttttatgtgATGAATTGCTCAACACAGCTCTAATCAGGGAACACCTAGATCAATGTTCGGACAAATCAAATGATCTCCAGCAGAAGTTACGTCATCTGAATTATGAACTGAAAGAGTTGAAGTATCAGTTAGAAATAAGAACTTCATATGCTACACAAAGTAGATGGATAAAAAATGACCATGTAAGCAATAGTTCAGGACTAGTGGAGAATCAGCAGCGTGCTATGCCCACAGCATCAGAGCATCTTGAAGAGGCTGAACGGGTTAATGTTGGAGTTAACCTGAACACCCCTGCTGAAGGGGCTTCTGCTGGGCAATTGAATGTGAGTAAACCTCACAGTGCTGACAATGATATATCCGGTACATCTGTTATTGAAAGGAATAAATCTTTGGGACTTTCAAAACAAACATCAGAGATGGTTATTGACCGGATTGATGGGGGCTCTATTGGTGAAGTGTCCCAAAGTTTTGAGAAATCAGTAGGTGACATCAATATGGGAGAGGCTCATTCTGCTACAGTTATCAATGCCCCAAATGGAGAGTTGCCTGATGAAAATGCTAGGACACCATCCCAAGATAACATTGAAGCGTTGACGACTAA ATTGGCCGACCATGATAACCTTGAAGCGTCGACAACTAAGTTGGCCGACCATGATGCTGATAACAATGAAACAAATAACTTATTGGATAGGATTTCACAGTTGCAGGATTCAATTAGCACAGCAGAGTTACAGCTCAGTATGGCATCCTTGAGAAGAGAGTGCCTTGGAAGGGATTGTGTGGGTCGATTGTACTGGGTTACAGGAAGACCTGGTAAACGTCCGCGACTGGTCGCTGATGGAAGCATGCTGATACCCAAGGACAGAGACATTAGCATGGTTACCAGCTATCCTCAGTCTACATTTGATAGTAGAGGCTGGAATTCAGCAGCAATTGTTGTATATgaatctgatgaagaaatcaagTGTCTTGTTGATTGGCTAAGGGACACTGATCCAAGGGAGAAGGATCTGAAAGACTCTATCTTGCAGTGGCAAAAGTCTCTTTATCACCAGGTTAGTTTTCCTGTCAGTGATCCTCCAGTGTCCAACTCTTCAAAGAGTGAACCACTTGGGGACCTTCCAGACACCAAGGCTTTTATAGTTCTGGAGCAAAAGTATGGCCTGCAATTGGATCAAGACACTAGTGAACTATCCAAAAGGAGAGGAAGGAAAACCAAGTTGGGTTCTGAAGAAAGAATATATCGCTGTGACTGTTTAGAACCTGTATGGCCTTCTCGACACCATTGTTTAACTTGTCATGAGACTTATCTTACATTGGCAGAATATGAAGGGCATAATGATGGAAAATGCAACAGCAGTAATGACTCTCCTAATGAAACCAAAGAAAATGATGAGCCAAAACTGAAGGGTACCAAGTCTGATATAAAGGAAAAAGATCCTGTAGATCATAGTTGTTCTGCTGAGCCATCTAACAATGGAAAATTGGATCCATGCCCTTttgatttcgaagaaatttgTAGAAAGTTCATCACAAATTATTCAAATAAGGAGACGGTGAAGGAGATTGGGCTCCTTGGATCAAATGGAGTTCCATCTTTTGTCCCTTCACCTGCATTTTTTGTTGACCCTCCAGCTCTGCTAagtgaaaataaaagaaaggatGATGATGTCCCAAATGATTGGACTTCCTCTTTGGAGGAATGCCAGGCAATGTCCGCCAAAATGTCTGGGCAAGAGGTATCCCAAGCTGCTCAAGATTGTCCTGGCAATGCAGGTGATGCGCAGATGCCAAAATCTAAAAGGCCTGTTAGGGATTCTACTTCAGCCAAGGAAGCATCTTCTTCAACAGACAAACCAACAAGATTACTAACTATCAATGGGGGCTTGGTTCCAGAGTCATCATTGATGCCTGTGATTGGCAGGAACTTTCATATCCTGAAGCAGCTAAAGATAAACTTGCTTGATGTAGAAGCAGCTTTGCCCGAGGAAGCATTGAGAGCCTCGAAGTCTCAACAAATAAGAAGACGTTCATGGCGTGCTTTTGTGAAGAGTGCAGAATCAATATCTCAT GTGGTATTGGCAACCAACTTCTTGCAGAGCATGATAAAAGCCGAGTTCCTGAAGAAAGATTGGTGGTACTGGTCCTCCTTCACAGCAGCTATCAAGACGACGACCGTAACAGCGCTCGCGCTCAGGATCTACACCCTCGATGACTGCATCATGTACAGAAAAGATCCAGCTCCAAACCCTGAGCCAGCTGACAATGCAAGATCTGGAAacaaggggaagaggaagagagatGCTGATTCATGA